The stretch of DNA CTTCAATGATGCGTTTAGACCATAACCGAGCAATGAGTAAATTAGCCGAAAAAGTTGGCAGTCATTCTACTATGGTGAAAAATATTATAGCATGGGGAAATCACTCGTCAACACAGTACCCAGATATTTTCAATGCAACGGTGGAAGGCAAGAAAGCCAGTGAATTAGTTGATAAAAATTGGTTAGTAACTGACTTTATCCCAATAATACAAAAACGTGGTGCAGCAATTATTGAAGCACGTGGTTTTTCCTCTGCAGCATCTGCTGCTAATGCAGCGATTGATCATATGAAGAGTTGGATATGTGGAACTGCTAAAGATGAAATAGTAACTATGGGAGTTGCTTCAGATGGTAGCTACGGAATTCCTGAAGGTTTAATATTTGGATACCCTTGCACATGTAAAGATGGGCGATATACTATAGTTCAAGGTTTTGCAATTAGCGATTTTAGTCGTAAATATATTGATATTACTTATACCGAATTATGTGAAGAACGTGCTGCAATTCAACATTTATTGACTTAAGCAATGCTACAAAACTTTAGTATGAATTTTGATAGCTTATAGCCTGTATTGAAAGTCGTACCGTCAAGTTGTTTAGAACAGTTAAACGATTGGCAGTACCATTAGATCTCTTCGAAAATTAATTTTTAACGCTATCTTCGTTGTCGAAGGTTGTTTAGTTTTCTCAAAAGTATTTAATATTCTGCGGAGCTTAACTACAAATCCAATGAAACTTCCTAACTCAAAATTAGCTTTTAAAGAGCTATAATGAAGGGCTATTATATTTTAGTCGGCCTTTTTTTATCAAATTTTTGTTGTGCCTCTTGGATTTTTTGATGATTATTTTGTACCCAATCTACTAAGAGGGCTATTGGAGAAAGTAATGTACTACCTAAGGGGGTAAGCGAATAGTAAACGCTTGGGGGGACAGTACCCTCAACTCTAC from Candidatus Trichorickettsia mobilis encodes:
- a CDS encoding malate dehydrogenase gives rise to the protein MKLPVKIAVTGAAGQISYSLLFRIANGDMLGKDQPIILQLLEIEPALNALKGVIMELDDCAFPLIHGISASSDPMIAFKEVDYALLIGSRPRTKGMERKDLLEVNGAIFVGQGKALGTVAKKDVKVLVVGNPANTNALILSKNAKTIDPRNITSMMRLDHNRAMSKLAEKVGSHSTMVKNIIAWGNHSSTQYPDIFNATVEGKKASELVDKNWLVTDFIPIIQKRGAAIIEARGFSSAASAANAAIDHMKSWICGTAKDEIVTMGVASDGSYGIPEGLIFGYPCTCKDGRYTIVQGFAISDFSRKYIDITYTELCEERAAIQHLLT